In the Hydractinia symbiolongicarpus strain clone_291-10 chromosome 13, HSymV2.1, whole genome shotgun sequence genome, ATGCTGATACTTTTACAAAAATTACCAATAGCGTATTCTTCCGCAGATAAACCCGCTTGCATAAAGGCTCACCTGCGTATAAGCCTATTATTTTGCTCACTGATATTtgatattttcttcttctttattatatttctttgtgttattttttatgaactTTTGCTGCACAAATATATGCAGGTTGGACCACCGCCACTACCAGGAATTCAAGTATCTCTTCGTTCGTGACAATCAAATACTATGGGCTTATACATACATGGGTTGGGCATATTAGCGGAAGAATAATGTTGGATCTTCTCATTGcaattcaaaaattaaatacaaaaaaattaatttttccaaaaaaatgaaaacattacaaCATTACAACATAAAATTGCGCAcgttaaaactaaatttaaaaaatccttctttgttacaaaaattacataacattaaatattaaacttttttttaataatgtttatcATACATGTAAAAGTtgcaaacaaaattatataacgATAATAAATATCACATATACATTCAAACTAAGACTCCTTTCCATTTGACTGCATTTTTCGCTATAGCACTTTGAAAAAACCCATTCATTTACAAATACCAAGATATTAACAGGTCCAAAATAGATATAATATTGTCAGGGACCTTAAAAGAGTAAAACACGGAATTCCAACATTGGAGATCTAAGGTTTATGCTGTGCCAAACCGAGATAAACTCATAAAAATACTTAAGCATGCTTTTAGGTTTGTTACTGAGCTGTGTCAGACGACCGGCATATTCGTGACAAGACCTGCATAAAATGACCAGCAGGACAAACCTGATTTTCCAATGAGTTCCATTCAGTATAAAACAGAACTCTTTTTCGGCAAGAAActaatttaaaacaacaaccacaaccacaacaataacaacaaaaacaagaacaataacaacaacaacaaaaacaacgacaacaacaacaacaacaacaaacaacaacaacaaaaacaacaacaacaataaccaaATTAGTATTTCCAGTaacgaaatatttttattatcctacgtacttaaaaaaatagtctttaaaattaatacataaaaattaaatctatacacctttttttataaacaattgatTGTTTGCATTTTCAAACATTGTTTACCTATTTGGGGAAAATGCCCAAAATTGTTTAGTGATTGTTTCCATTTGGGCTTAAGCAATACTTGTTGGAAATGTATGGGGCGATTTTTTGGAATTTGggattgtttataaaaaaaggggACTCTAAATCAATTGTTAATAATTTACTCTATACAATATAATTACAAGTTCTAAACAGAATATTTAACAGATTTTCACTTGGAAAGATCAAATATTTAATATTCTACCCAGTGTTAAATATCCCAAAATGGAATAGTAGCTTGGAGTATTATTCCTTCAATTTCTATAAAATAgacttaagtatttttttaagtaattatagtaagcttttttattaaatttgaaaattcaaattcaacAATAAACTCCAATTGACAGAATATTAGATTACAACCTGCTACCTAATATGAAAAATTCCTGTCTCGTGTAGTACAGATAATACAAGATAAGAGAAATATACAAAGATAAGATAAAAACCGACATACTTCGtggatttaaattttaaaataggaaaaaaaatcaatgcTGATAGTAGGCTGACACCAAGAAATGCAGCCGATATAATATACTGCGTGCGGCCATGGATCaactaaaaaacaataataagcGTTTTTGGTCGCACCTCCCAGACATTAAATATCTAACCAtgctttatataattttttgacgCAACGCCTGTATGTTAACAAGTTAAGACGACTCAACTTGTTCAAATGtttacagaaatattttttaacaaccaaTAAAACTTCTGAATACGTTACCATTTTGATGGTAATGAAAATTGAATGCTGGGAGGTTCAGTCTTGGATTGCAAGAATATAGAGCGGCCTTCAACTACTTAATTATTTCACTTTTTGATTATACTgctcttttttattaacttttaatttgacatgaaatgTATTCGTCCATAAATAAAAATGCTGTTTACTGAAAATTACAAACTCACCCTTTCATGACCATTGTGTGAAAGTGCTGATATGGTGCATGAAATACCAACACCTAACAACATATCTATACAAGCGTTAAGACAAAACTtccattataaaaaaaaaaaaaaaattggaaatgtGCTTTCCAGATAATAGAAGCATATAGGTTTTTAGGCGAGGTATTAGATCACAAACCTTTTTTGAATGGCAGTATTTAGGGCATTTTTACCTTCAGGATTCCGGCATCGTTGGCATACATGGTGCCTCTTCTTTAAGCAGAGGTCAAAAAGGTCAAACCTGTTGTagccaaaaaaaataatcatttgTTACACTAAAAAATGCACTGGttgttttttagtattttgtttACTACCCCGAACTCTTTTTGcccgaaaaaacattttttttgcaaattaaacaaaaagatTCTGACAACATATTACAAAGGTAGATAGAAAATGATACTGAGCAAAGGTCCTCCGTAACATGCAGCAATAGCCATTCTCGGTGCACCGTGTTTAGCCATGGTTAAATTTGcaataaaatctaaaaaggGATTAAATTCTTTACGCTGTTGTTGTATTGAATGTTgacatatataaacaaaaataatttaaaatccaAAGATTTGTTGGTAAAATACATTTCTGCTAAATATCCCTGCAGTAGCCATTCATTAAACACTGATCTTCTTGATGCAACGAGTTTATGCTTTGTTATTACTCACCACCAATACTGTTTCCCCAAGCCAGAAATGTCAACCCCATTATACCATATGTTAAGCCAAAGATCCAGCCAAAGGACTAAAGAAATAGATACACGGTTAAACTTGTTGCACGATTTTGTTTTTACAGTGTTGGtcaaaaaaatctgttttcGTTGATTAATTTTATTTGGTAGGTTAAAATCTTGTCATTACAGAATTGCTGCTAAATTGAGACATAAACATATCAAAAATAtaccaaaaacaaaaagtttacaGTTTCAATTTTGCAAATCGTGGCTGCATCACAACAAGTCAAGTATTTTTTGcataaaagtaaaatttaattttgcgactTAATTGTCAGCTTTACGAGATATAGTATGCCTTATGATGTTGGTTACAAATACAGTTAGATCCCGGTAAACCCGGACCTAGAATAACTCAAACCATCGACCTAACTCAACCTCGACCCATTTTTTGCACAAATAAGTTAAATCTAACAATCCTTACGGCTTAGAAAAGTATGCATATCAAATTTAccatagcaaaaaaaatttgatgagtAAAACTGAGCACGCTTTCATGCAGCGTACATTTACCTAaccataacaaaaaataattttatgaggAAACTTAGTAAagtaccattttttaaaaacacgcaATTAAGATACCGTGGCACCTAAAGTAAGAATtgctttaaagaattttttaacgCTTTTGTTACTTATATTGTTCCTGTTGGTGCACAAAAGCAAATTTGAGAAAATTAACAGAAATCTAAACATTAAATGGTATGTTGTTTTatgaaaggaaaaaaaaatatttgaacacTCTTTATTCTTAGTTTTGTACTTGTATGCACATAATACAAATATGATTATTAAACAGAAAACTTGAGACATAATGATGCTaagtcaattaaaaaaaaaattggaatggAAAAAATAGTTTGTTGCTAATTTTATTACTGGAATGAAAGTCATGACAAAATTTTTACATCTTTTGAAAAAGTATAAATTTAGAAGTCGAAAAAATGAgctaatttgaaaaaaacttaaacATAGAAAAGTTAATATACTGAAGTATGTACATTGTGAGGGGCTCAACAAAATGCATACTATCAGGTgaatttgtaaatatttgtaTGCCACAAAAAATGAGAAagtgtaataaaaataaacacactTGTAACAGGTTGACAATTTCTTGCGCCAATGATTTGATCCAAATCACGGTAACAAAAAACCCAGCAAATGCAAACATCTATACcataaaaaaagaacttttaacgATAGACTAAAAACAGTATAAATTCTGATTCGCTATCACGTTCTCACATTAACCTTGCATTGCAGAAATTCTTCAAATAGGATAACGAATAACACAATACAGAAAATATTGTGATTTATTCAGCAAACAACAAATCGTGACTACGTTTACACTGGTCCAGATTTTACCATTTTCATTAGCtgctaaaaatagaaaaacttcCGGACAGCGTTTAcacacatttttcaaaaatttatttgttttggggtcaaattttttttcgctttgaaacatttttattttgtgtaaacaCATGAAAACGGTATTTTCAGAAAATCATATTAGGCAAGACCAGAGTTTATAAGCGAAAATGAGAATGACTAATGTAAGCGCATGAAATTACGAAAACGCAAATCTATGAGTCAATAGCCTATGATCTTTGATTTTAGTATTTTTGTACGAAAACGAAATTCTTAGATGATATCAAAAAGTGTGCTCAGAGTAGCGTGGTATTAAGTGTGTAATAACGACTTGCGTGTATTCATGACTTACAAAGTGTAATCATGACTTACAAAGTGTAATCATGACTTACAAAGTGGAACCGTGGCGGTGTGTTGAGTAAAGTAGTAGTATATAATACAATCATTAAGACAAAACCAACCACGAGTAACAAATGCCACAACAAAAATCCTTTGTAAATAATAACAGAATATTCTAGaacaaaaagtacataaattaaaaaaatgaaataattagataaattaaaaatacgACTTTAAACCTCATGTTGATCAAAACAGGTACAAAAAATCCTGGaacattttttactaaattatTGCAGACATTTACTTTGAGAATAAAAGTACAATATTTCAAAATGATGTTTTGTAAAGCGATTAATAGTACGATATTAAGGGCAGAAAAGAAATTCAATTATTTGTGCAGATGTACATAAACACATCGAAGGAtgccaaaataaataaataaaaaaataaagaaataccaAAAATATATAGTAAAAACATCTGATCATGATCATATACTATTCTTAAACTTACTCTTTGCGTTTTTAACATATTAATACTGCTTGAAAAAATTCTACTTTTTAGTTCTtccttttaaagaaaaacacaagGGAGAAAAAGAGCAACATACTATTGATTCCAAATGCACAAAAGACAGGTGCAGTCAAACATTGTAAGCATGATAACCATTTATTCCATTTTTCTCCCTGCACATCTCGATCCACAATGGGTGATGTGATACTGAGTAGAAAAATGATTGGCAACTATGGTAAAAGATATTTACAGTACACATTCTGCAAAAACGCAGTCTGCTACACTATAGTTTCTAAAATGTGATTTACTTTAGGTTGTTTGACTAATTTTTTGCTCGTATTTCCctaattttataacatttttctaaGAGCCCTTCTTAGTTGTTTTGAACAAGCCTGGAAATGGGAATGGCCACCAATCAGATTCGCCTATTCAATTCCTTGTTAAAATTTGACATTGAAGGTCATACTTAGTTATGCACAAGCCTTTAGCTACCTTTCTCATTTTTCAGAAGGTATATTAATGCCCCAACTTTTCTTGATTTTCCTGATTTTGTGAGCATAATGTACTTTGTATTGCTGATATTACTTGCCAATAAAGTTATATTCACCTTCACAATGCTAAAAACTTTTGAGATAATAGATTGAAATTTCCAGTCAATTGATTTGATACCAATTAATCTTTCAACAAGAGAAACCTCTCCAATATGCACGTTAACTGCTAAATCTATTTAcaagagaaataaaataaaacacctgAAGTTCTGACTTTtgaaagacaatgaaaaaatgataaTCAAAATAGCTatgataacaataaaaacaGGAAAGAATGATAAATTTACTGGAGAGAATCCCGGACACATTATTTGCAATGTCAGCAGCAGTAAACAACTCATTGAATTTAATTGCCAAATAAGGACCTTATTTTGATTCTACCGCCACACTGATATACTTTAAACTTTAAGAGAACTAACGATTGATAACAAGTTGTGCTTAAAATATATCTATTATAGCGTAATATGAactgtgttattttttttaaatttgcaagCTTTTGTTCTTGAGATTTTTAAGGTAAAAGTGCTCACCAACATGGCCATGTCGACAAGGATATGCTGTTTGGTAAATTACTACTTGTGTAACCTAATTCTGTAGGGATGTAAACAAACACATTCTGAATAAATGAAGTGAGGGCATGCTAAGCAAATGTCTGAGCTTAATTTTATTCATATTTGggataaaatatatttcatggTTTTCTTATTTTCACCGTTTTAATATAGTTTTAGACATGAATTATTCATCTGAAAAAAAGTACAGGTATTGTGTGTACGAAACTTTTttacatcaaaacatttttcgAGACCacagttgtttttatttaatttgctaCCATCTGTACAATATTAATCTTTTCTCAATTTTGTAAGAACAAAACGAAAAAGTCTTAAAGTTCTTTGTATTTTCATATTTCTTTAtctatttttgaaattatctatgTTATGAAATTCTTGGAAATCATTTTTTGGAagttataaatgtaaaaattccTTGCATGGATTAACTAACATTGTTCAAAGCAATTTTTTGAATTCCTTGCAATATTTACACTTGTAAAAGGTTAACAGAATTTTGGATAGCGTTCAATTTATTGTTCTACTTGGAATTTAACTCGTCTTCTTTAGTGCTCCTAAATTCCAATGTACAGGTTCGCCTTGGTACTTTTTTAATTCCTCCTCAGTATATTCTGGTTCGTGAACTGAAAAAGTTGTAATCTTCATCACCGTCTTACAAGTGTTTTTGAATTATGTGTAAGGTGTAACATCACAAATCAAGGAAATATGTACAAACCAAATTGGCTTTTGTTGTATAATGGCAGTCACTGTTAGTGTAAGTATCTCCAATTTGGGTACAAAAGTaacatataaaaatacaaaaatttatatacttGTTGTTTTCTGGATAtatgttttcattaaaaaaagaccagacaggttttgtttttgttagtcATATCTTAACATtggaattttaaatatatataaatagataTATGTGTAAATAGATGGATGTGTATATACAAATAGATATTGATTATATATAAAtagatatataaataaaatatatacgtATAAGTATACCTGATAAATCTTCATTGATAACGTTGACAGTTTGTGCACTTTGTGAAGGAGcatgtaaattttcttttatcataTGTGCATGATCAATCGAATAATTGTAAGAAGTAAATGCAGCACTTTCATTCAAGTCTTCGATGACGTGTGTTACATGATTTGGGTGTTCAACTTCATCATCTTCCGTTACTAAAATATTAGAAGTATTTTTGCCTGccattatattttttctcataattaaatttaaatgatgTGCATCAAAATGCTTGTGGCAGTGTGTTAAATTTCTGAACATCTCACCCGTAATTAATCTTTTTCTGCTTGCAGACTGATGTCGTATTCTTCTATTCACACATTGCCCAATGATAACAATGAAAGCATAAATAACATACAAAGCAATGAAAcctgaaagagaaaaagagaaaaagtttgcaTTTTCACTAGTTTCTTTGCGAATACAATTTTCTTGTACAAGTCATACCAATTGCTTCCGCTGTATTTATATCTCTTCGATACATTATGACAAATGTCCACGCCACAGctgcacagtaaaaaatagcatcACGTATAAATGGACGCCGTGCTAGTTTAAAAGAAGCACTGATATTTATGAATCCTGAAACAACAGTTGTGACAAAGATTCCAGCtcctaaaatacaaaaaaaactaaGGGTAATTTATGTTCAAATTTATTTGCTTAATGAGAAGTGTTGTAGATTTTATGGTCAATATTActgcattttgccttgttagAATCCCTGGAAAAATGTTGTTACTTTGTTGATATAAACAGTTGCAAACAAACTGCTtataccatttttaaaatgttgatgataataaaaacaaataaagatattaaaagtataaacttttattttatattaaattttttttatttttatttctttttttttgttgttgttagttTTAGAAGCACTAAcaatttcaacaaaaaagaCGTGTGCATTATACAACCATCAAAACTATCCTACTCCTTATATGACTGTGGCTACAACGATCACAGACCTCACTTTAAAGCTGATATACAGAGTAAACATACCAAATAACTCCTGAAAAGCCATTGCTGTGGTTTTTTCATCAGCATTGTCCACAGCTGCAATAACACTAAATATATCTGGAGCTCCATTTCCCAAAGCTAATAAGGTTACGCCCTGATGAACAGttaagttaaatatttttttaacagaattACTTGTAATATTAAATAGTTGACAATGTGATAATCTTCTAACTTAAAACACAGCAATCTACCTGTAAAACTTTCTCTCTTTTGTCATAGCCTTATGCCATGAATTTGTTCATGATATTCATTTACCACAGTTAGCTAAGCCACCTATTTCTCATGACCCTTTTTAATTAGTCATAATTTAGTTGTTTAACATTCACATAAAGCTATGTACCAGACAGTAATAtgcttgtttatattttttgttattaacgtCAGATATTTAGTTGTACAAAAATCCATTTTAATTCTGTCTTGGCACTCTAAGCTGCTTCAGTTTTTTGATgtagcaaaattttttttttataattcttcCCAGTGATGTTTTTACACAGTTCTTTAGCCAATGGCTTTTCTCACTTTGGATAACTAAGAATTTGAGCATAATAGAAAACTCTTTTGCAAACTTACAAATAAATTGTAGTACATATCGTATATTAACTTAAAGCATAGATACTCtggaaattataaaaataaaacaatgagaaataaaacaaaaagtttaaaaggatACAGCAACACTATCACTCATCCGTAGGGTTTTGGATATGCTTTTTAAACAAGggcaaaaactaaaaaaaaacatttttaacacaaaTTATCACGTTGGTCAATCATATAGAAGCCGTAAAATTTGTACGTGATAATGATCACTGAAAAATTATCTAAGATTTCAAACAATAAAATTAGCACGCTTTACTTACAATTCTTCTGCAGTAACACCAAGAGCGATAAACATGTACATCAACcataaaaactacaaaaaataaaaagagaaaaattgaGATGAATATAAATTtagacaaaagttaaaaaaaagaaaaaaaagaacaagataCGATGATGCAATTCACTCATTCATTTATTACTTCAGGGGTTCCGAAtgaatacaataaaaaatacaaaatgacttaaaTTCCATTTTCAATGCTAGCATTGATTGGACAGTTTTTATTAATGACCTTCATTCAATCTTATCTAAACCATGTTTACTTTATCCCGTCTTATGTTACATGGGAAAACGGGTAAACGAATACTAGTAAAAGTATTTAATTCAAGCAAAATGGAGCAGATCCATGTAGAAAACCTAAACATGAAGCCTGAATGAACTTCCAAATTGATGGgctaatattataaaaaaatatgtatgaataaataaataaatcctcCATacagaaacagatttgcagatgtgttaagaagggaagaccagcgcaatgaggtattcaagatagcaaagcaaatgaagaagactaatcaagatattgtaggtgagaagtgtatacgtaatgatgaaggtgttttggctagcacagaggaggagaaaagggtagcttggaagaatcattatcagaggttgcttaacactgagtttgattgggacgaggataatttgtctgatgatgatgtcgtagaagggccagctatgcagatcaagacagaatgggtagtggaggctattaggaaattgaagattggcaaggctgcaggagtatcaggtattgttgcagagatggtaaaagcatctggatatattggagttgagcttattacaagtcttgctaaccagattataaaggatggtgctattccgagtgagtggcagtcgagtgtaatagtgaactgtttcaagggcaagggtgatgcattagaaaggggtaactatagaggtttgaagttggttgatcaagtaatgaaagttattgaaagagtgattgataagttacttagagaaagaattgatatagataagatgcaatttggttttgttccagggcgtggcactacagatgcaatatttttactcagacagcttcaggaaaagtatttaggaaagagaaagaatctctactttgcctttgtagatttagagaaagcttttgatagagtgccacgtaaagttatttggtgggctatgagaaaattaggtgtggatgagtggctagttacgatggttcagtcatgtacagcaatgctagaagtcgtgtcaggattaacgattcacttagtgataaatttagtgtaaatgttggtgtacatcagggttctgtacttagtcctttgttgtttattctagtcttagaagcgctgtcgatggagttcagaacaggttgtccatgggagttattgtatgcagatgatttggttctcat is a window encoding:
- the LOC130623358 gene encoding mitochondrial sodium/calcium exchanger protein-like isoform X1; amino-acid sequence: MMCKFPLVLYTLLVCGAICQDNFSSIKHTAFGTNSTKNIECSSYHKRTNNSNICHYVSTLPACQFDDGYIPYIIFPFCFFPESFYVGGYIIMFLWLMYMFIALGVTAEEFFCPCLKSISKTLRMSDSVAGVTLLALGNGAPDIFSVIAAVDNADEKTTAMAFQELFGAGIFVTTVVSGFINISASFKLARRPFIRDAIFYCAAVAWTFVIMYRRDINTAEAIGFIALYVIYAFIVIIGQCVNRRIRHQSASRKRLITVTEDDEVEHPNHVTHVIEDLNESAAFTSYNYSIDHAHMIKENLHAPSQSAQTVNVINEDLSDLAVNVHIGEVSLVERLIGIKSIDWKFQSIISKVFSIVKLPIIFLLSITSPIVDRDVQGEKWNKWLSCLQCLTAPVFCAFGINKYSVIIYKGFLLWHLLLVVGFVLMIVLYTTTLLNTPPRFHFMFAFAGFFVTVIWIKSLAQEIVNLLQSFGWIFGLTYGIMGLTFLAWGNSIGDFIANLTMAKHGAPRMAIAACYGGPLLNMLLGVGISCTISALSHNGHERLIHGRTQYIISAAFLGVSLLSALIFFPILKFKSTKYVGFYLIFVYFSYLVLSVLHETGIFHIR
- the LOC130623358 gene encoding mitochondrial sodium/calcium exchanger protein-like isoform X3: MMCKFPLVLYTLLVCGAICQDNFSSIKHTAFGTNSTKNIEFLWLMYMFIALGVTAEEFFCPCLKSISKTLRMSDSVAGVTLLALGNGAPDIFSVIAAVDNADEKTTAMAFQELFGAGIFVTTVVSGFINISASFKLARRPFIRDAIFYCAAVAWTFVIMYRRDINTAEAIGFIALYVIYAFIVIIGQCVNRRIRHQSASRKRLITVTEDDEVEHPNHVTHVIEDLNESAAFTSYNYSIDHAHMIKENLHAPSQSAQTVNVINEDLSDLAVNVHIGEVSLVERLIGIKSIDWKFQSIISKVFSIVKLPIIFLLSITSPIVDRDVQGEKWNKWLSCLQCLTAPVFCAFGINKYSVIIYKGFLLWHLLLVVGFVLMIVLYTTTLLNTPPRFHFMFAFAGFFVTVIWIKSLAQEIVNLLQSFGWIFGLTYGIMGLTFLAWGNSIGDFIANLTMAKHGAPRMAIAACYGGPLLNMLLGVGISCTISALSHNGHERLIHGRTQYIISAAFLGVSLLSALIFFPILKFKSTKYVGFYLIFVYFSYLVLSVLHETGIFHIR
- the LOC130623358 gene encoding mitochondrial sodium/calcium exchanger protein-like isoform X2 codes for the protein MMCKFPLVLYTLLVCGAICQDNFSSIKHTAFGTNSTKNIECSSYHKRTNNSNICHYVSTLPACQFDDGYIPYIIFPFCFFPESFYVGGYIIMFLWLMYMFIALGVTAEEFFCPCLKSISKTLRMSDSVAGVTLLALGNGAPDIFSVIAAVDNADEKTTAMAFQELFGAGIFVTTVVSGFINISASFKLARRPFIRDAIFYCAAVAWTFVIMYRRDINTAEAIGFIALYVIYAFIVIIGQCVNRRIRHQSASRKRLITVTEDDEVEHPNHVTHVIEDLNESAAFTSYNYSIDHAHMIKENLHAPSQSAQTVNVINEDLSDLAVNVHIGEVSLVERLIGIKSIDWKFQSIISKVFSIVKLPIIFLLSITSPIVDRDVQGEKWNKWLSCLQCLTAPVFCAFGINKYSVIIYKGFLLWHLLLVVGFVLMIVLYTTTLLNTPPRFHFMFAFAGFFVTVIWIKSLAQEIVNLLQSFGWIFGLTYGIMGLTFLAWGNSIGDFIANLTMAKHGAPRMAIAACYGGPLLSIIFYLPLFDLFDLCLKKRHHVCQRCRNPEGKNALNTAIQKRFVI
- the LOC130623358 gene encoding mitochondrial sodium/calcium exchanger protein-like isoform X4: MMCKFPLVLYTLLVCGAICQDNFSSIKHTAFGTNSTKNIECSSYHKRTNNSNICHYVSTLPACQFDDGYIPYIIFPFCFFPESFYVGGYIIMFLWLMYMFIALGVTAEEFFCPCLKSISKTLRMSDSVAGVTLLALGNGAPDIFSVIAAVDNADEKTTAMAFQELFGAGIFVTTVVSGFINISASFKLARRPFIRDAIFYCAAVAWTFVIMYRRDINTAEAIGFIALYVIYAFIVIIGQCVNRRIRHQSASRKRLITVTEDDEVEHPNHVTHVIEDLNESAAFTSYNYSIDHAHMIKENLHAPSQSAQTVNVINEDLSDLAVNVHIGEVSLVERLIGIKSIDWKFQSIISKVFSIVKLPIIFLLSITSPIVDRDVQGEKWNKWLSCLQCLTAPVFCAFGINKYSVIIYKGFLLWHLLLVVGFVLMIVLYTTTLLNTPPRFHFMFAFAGFFVTVIWIKSLAQEIVNLLQSFGWIFGLTYGIMGLTFLAWGNSIGDFIANLTMAKHGAPRMAIAACYGGPLLSLTFLTSA